From Streptomyces sp. CMB-StM0423, a single genomic window includes:
- a CDS encoding replication initiator yields the protein MLDVAARLRQLSDADRDAIRLAQDPKFPRWLQQITATGGCAHPIHLTGSTTTRDTTTGEILHHYDTRKEPGERLLIRCRNRRATVCPPCSRLHAGDTYHLVRAGLLGGKNTPTTVRDRPRLFLTLTAPSFGAVHRTGERCRPRRERGECEHGRPLSCGSVHDPADSLIGQPLCPGCYDYTAHVLWHAHAGKLWDRFVRAVRRQLATTAGLAQSRFPEHARLSFARVAEYQRRAAVHVHAVVRLDGPAGPDDEPPAWGSTERLIEAVRTAAQRITVGTPYSPAVGELVLRWGAEVDARPLRADLDGPPDDAVAAYVAKYVTKGASATGAGTDYRLTTLDDIDAARVSKHVRTLMRTCWRFGDLPEYASLRLHAWAHTLGYRGHILTKSRAYSTTYAALRAERARHERGDGTGDHARVSDAVTDVQWRYADSGHTPGATLIAAGVAGDLATNREIAREAIREGDGRP from the coding sequence GTGCTCGACGTGGCGGCGCGCCTGCGCCAGCTCTCCGACGCAGACCGCGACGCGATACGCCTCGCCCAAGACCCCAAGTTCCCCCGATGGCTCCAGCAGATCACCGCCACCGGCGGCTGCGCCCACCCCATCCACCTCACCGGCTCAACCACCACACGCGACACGACGACCGGCGAGATCCTGCACCACTACGACACCCGCAAGGAACCCGGCGAACGCCTCCTCATCCGCTGCCGCAACCGCCGCGCCACTGTCTGCCCGCCCTGCTCCCGCCTCCACGCAGGCGACACCTACCACCTCGTCCGCGCCGGCCTCCTCGGCGGCAAGAACACCCCCACCACCGTTCGCGACCGACCCCGACTCTTCCTCACCCTCACCGCACCGTCCTTCGGCGCCGTCCACAGAACCGGCGAACGCTGCCGCCCTCGGCGTGAGCGCGGCGAGTGTGAGCATGGCCGTCCGCTGAGCTGCGGATCCGTTCACGACCCGGCAGACTCCCTCATCGGCCAACCCCTCTGCCCTGGCTGCTATGACTACACGGCACACGTGCTCTGGCACGCACACGCGGGCAAGCTCTGGGACCGCTTCGTCCGCGCCGTCCGGCGCCAACTCGCCACGACGGCCGGACTGGCACAGTCCCGCTTCCCGGAGCACGCACGACTCTCCTTCGCCCGGGTAGCCGAGTACCAGCGACGCGCCGCCGTCCACGTCCACGCCGTCGTACGGCTCGACGGCCCTGCCGGACCGGACGACGAACCTCCTGCATGGGGCAGTACAGAACGGCTCATTGAGGCTGTGCGCACGGCGGCACAGCGGATCACGGTCGGTACTCCGTACAGCCCCGCCGTGGGCGAGCTGGTGCTGCGCTGGGGCGCCGAGGTGGACGCCCGGCCCCTGCGTGCGGACCTCGACGGACCGCCTGACGACGCCGTAGCCGCCTACGTCGCCAAGTACGTCACCAAAGGCGCAAGCGCCACCGGTGCCGGCACCGACTACCGGCTCACCACCCTGGACGACATCGACGCGGCCCGCGTCAGCAAGCACGTCCGCACCCTCATGCGCACCTGCTGGCGCTTCGGCGACCTGCCGGAGTACGCATCGCTACGCCTGCACGCATGGGCCCACACCCTCGGCTACCGCGGCCACATCCTCACCAAGTCCCGGGCCTACTCGACGACCTACGCGGCCCTGCGTGCCGAACGGGCCCGGCACGAACGTGGCGACGGCACCGGCGACCACGCCCGCGTCTCGGACGCGGTGACCGACGTCCAATGGCGCTACGCCGATTCCGGCCACACGCCTGGCGCGACCCTTATCGCGGCCGGCGTCGCTGGGGACCTTGCCACCAACCGCGAGATCGCTCGTGAAGCGATTCGCGAAGGGGATGGGCGCCCTTGA
- a CDS encoding serine/threonine-protein kinase has translation MQPVQNGDPEVVGPYRVLGRLGSGGMGRVFLGRSPGGATVAVKVVHPHFAHDDEFRTRFRREVEAARRVGGTWTAPVLDAGPDDDVPWVATGYVAGPSLSDAVAEHGPLPEETLRPMGAGLAEALAAVHGLGLVHRDVKPSNVLLTLDGPRLIDFGIARATDGTASLTASGASVGSPGYMSPEQILGRPVTGAGDVFSLGAVLVFAATGRSPFPGDSAPTLLYLVVHEEPQLHGLTGGLGELALACLSKDPAARPEPAELVERLAAGGEAAHLVRPGWLPPPVTEQISRRAVELLAMEAQPAAAPERRDDGLPSGPVPLQQAEYGPGAFGPPPVLDGTVAGAAAGAGSGAQDAPAAAAGATPPGGPGAGAAGAALGAVAATSPERRAEVGLRSRRFSCTLVLSVAGALAALVLGLFLVPGLLDDDGADRPQAQDTTGGSSAGNGNDRGNEDGEDSGGGSGGDTGEATDSPSPEPTERVDLVPQQYLGTWNGEVTQDNGVPNGRVTVEIEEGGKGEYVAYFDYSLYDIAHCYSRAKLTAATGETLVLSEEDDPSRKNSEGVCVPGTSEVTLMHKGGTTLEYRSDAEASGNPRATLRKDGG, from the coding sequence ATGCAGCCAGTGCAGAACGGTGATCCCGAGGTCGTCGGGCCGTACCGGGTGCTGGGCAGGCTCGGCTCCGGCGGCATGGGCCGGGTCTTCCTGGGCCGCAGCCCGGGCGGCGCCACCGTGGCCGTCAAGGTCGTCCACCCGCACTTCGCGCACGACGACGAGTTCCGTACCCGCTTCCGCCGCGAGGTCGAGGCCGCGCGCCGCGTCGGCGGCACGTGGACCGCGCCCGTGCTCGACGCCGGGCCCGACGACGACGTGCCGTGGGTCGCCACCGGGTACGTCGCCGGGCCCAGCCTCAGCGACGCCGTCGCCGAGCACGGGCCGCTGCCCGAGGAGACCCTGCGCCCCATGGGCGCCGGGCTCGCCGAGGCGCTGGCCGCGGTGCACGGGCTCGGGCTCGTACACCGGGACGTCAAGCCCTCCAACGTCCTGCTGACCCTCGACGGCCCCCGGCTCATCGACTTCGGCATCGCCCGCGCCACCGACGGCACCGCCTCGCTGACCGCCTCCGGCGCCTCGGTCGGCTCGCCCGGCTACATGTCGCCCGAGCAGATCCTCGGCCGGCCCGTCACCGGCGCGGGCGACGTCTTCAGCCTCGGCGCCGTGCTGGTCTTCGCGGCGACCGGGCGGTCGCCGTTCCCGGGCGACAGCGCGCCGACGCTGCTGTACCTGGTGGTGCACGAGGAGCCGCAACTGCACGGTCTCACCGGCGGGCTGGGGGAGCTGGCCCTCGCGTGCCTGTCGAAGGACCCGGCCGCGCGGCCGGAGCCGGCGGAGCTGGTGGAGCGGCTGGCGGCGGGCGGCGAGGCGGCGCACCTCGTACGGCCCGGATGGCTGCCGCCGCCGGTCACGGAGCAGATCAGCCGGCGTGCGGTGGAGCTGCTGGCGATGGAGGCGCAGCCGGCGGCGGCGCCGGAGCGGCGGGACGACGGGCTGCCGTCGGGTCCCGTGCCGCTGCAGCAGGCGGAGTACGGGCCGGGGGCGTTCGGGCCGCCGCCGGTGCTGGACGGCACGGTGGCGGGTGCGGCGGCCGGTGCCGGCTCCGGGGCGCAGGACGCGCCGGCGGCCGCGGCGGGGGCGACGCCGCCCGGCGGGCCCGGTGCCGGGGCCGCGGGCGCCGCGCTCGGCGCCGTCGCCGCGACTTCACCCGAGCGGCGCGCGGAAGTCGGCCTGCGCTCGCGCCGGTTCAGTTGCACCCTGGTGCTCTCCGTCGCCGGGGCCCTCGCGGCGCTGGTGCTCGGCCTGTTCCTCGTACCGGGACTGCTGGACGACGACGGCGCCGACCGCCCGCAGGCCCAGGACACCACCGGCGGCAGCTCCGCGGGCAACGGCAACGACCGAGGGAACGAAGACGGCGAAGACAGCGGAGGCGGCAGCGGCGGCGACACCGGCGAGGCCACCGACAGCCCGTCCCCGGAGCCGACGGAGCGCGTGGACCTCGTCCCGCAGCAGTACCTCGGCACCTGGAACGGCGAGGTCACCCAGGACAACGGCGTGCCGAACGGCCGCGTCACCGTCGAGATCGAGGAGGGCGGGAAGGGCGAGTACGTCGCGTACTTCGACTACTCGCTCTACGACATCGCCCACTGCTACAGCCGCGCCAAGCTCACCGCCGCCACCGGCGAAACCCTCGTCCTGAGCGAGGAGGACGACCCGTCGAGGAAGAACAGCGAGGGCGTGTGCGTCCCCGGCACTTCCGAAGTGACGCTGATGCACAAGGGCGGCACGACGCTGGAGTACCGCTCCGACGCCGAAGCCTCCGGCAACCCGCGCGCGACGCTGCGGAAGGACGGCGGCTGA
- a CDS encoding Arc family DNA-binding protein, which yields MPDANVRIPEEARDRLAAVAAAEGMSLRAYLARLAEGLLTPAERAERTEKARETLKAWNGYAPTAAEQQSLDSELDRRLDQVSGS from the coding sequence ATGCCCGACGCCAATGTCCGCATCCCCGAGGAAGCCAGGGACCGACTCGCCGCCGTCGCGGCGGCCGAAGGCATGTCCCTGCGCGCCTACTTGGCCCGCCTCGCCGAGGGCCTCCTCACCCCGGCCGAGCGTGCCGAACGGACGGAGAAGGCCCGCGAGACGCTCAAGGCGTGGAACGGATACGCGCCTACCGCGGCGGAGCAGCAGAGCCTCGACAGCGAACTGGACCGGCGCCTGGACCAGGTAAGCGGTTCGTGA
- a CDS encoding AMP-dependent synthetase/ligase — MTQSAPQQQHPAPAHPPQYLKEINSRLLPGTAVPPLLPPAVRADARGVREAEVPPAAPHAQHGSLADIPFDNAAHSPGEPALARPRADGTWADVTAAEFAEHVLAVAKGLIVYGLRPGDRLAIMSRTTYEWTLLDFAAWAAGLITVPVYPTSSAIQARHILHDSGALACAVESVEQARLLSGRRQDLPHLAHLWQLDTGILGQLAAAGRDVPDTLVRQRRAGLGPASVATVIYTSGTTGLPKGCVLTHGNFLAEVDNAIELLYPLFTAVSEDPPATLLFLPLSHVLGRMTAIGCLRARVKLGHAPSIKTDDLLRDLAAFRPTFFVGIPYVLEKVYNTGRATAEGIGRAASFDRAAKVAVRYAEALEAELHGEGPGPGTRLRALRKLYDALVYRRIRAALGGRVKYAICGGSPLGRRLAAFYAGADVKVFEGYGLTETTAAATVTPPLKPRFGTVGWPLPGTAIRIAPDGEVLVRGGHLFSGYWDAEAGVTRLDTDDGWFATGDLGELDADGYLTITGRKKDLIVTASGKNLAPAPLEDRLRAHPLVSQCLVVGDDRPYVAALLTLDPEGLQHWRMMRKRSYVPVTELIRDPLLRADLQRAVDGANELVSRAESIRRFTVLPADFTEEAGYVTPSMKLKRAAIVRDFGHVIDELYAAEG, encoded by the coding sequence ATGACGCAATCCGCACCACAGCAGCAGCACCCGGCGCCCGCACACCCCCCGCAATACCTCAAGGAGATCAACTCCAGACTCCTCCCCGGCACCGCCGTCCCCCCGCTGCTGCCGCCCGCCGTCCGCGCCGACGCCCGCGGCGTCCGCGAAGCGGAGGTGCCCCCCGCCGCCCCGCACGCCCAGCACGGCTCCCTCGCCGACATCCCCTTCGACAACGCCGCCCACTCCCCCGGCGAGCCCGCCCTCGCCCGCCCGCGCGCCGACGGGACCTGGGCCGACGTCACCGCGGCCGAGTTCGCCGAGCACGTCCTCGCCGTCGCCAAGGGCCTCATCGTCTACGGGCTGCGCCCCGGCGACCGGCTCGCGATCATGTCGCGTACGACGTACGAGTGGACCCTGCTGGACTTCGCCGCCTGGGCCGCGGGACTCATCACCGTCCCCGTCTACCCCACGTCCTCCGCCATCCAGGCCCGCCACATCCTGCACGACTCCGGCGCCCTCGCCTGCGCCGTCGAGAGCGTCGAGCAGGCCCGCCTCCTCAGCGGCCGGCGCCAGGACCTGCCGCACCTCGCCCACCTCTGGCAGCTCGACACCGGCATCCTCGGTCAGCTCGCCGCCGCGGGCCGCGACGTCCCCGACACCCTCGTCCGCCAGCGCCGCGCCGGCCTCGGCCCGGCGAGCGTCGCCACCGTCATCTACACCTCCGGCACCACCGGCCTGCCCAAGGGCTGCGTCCTCACCCACGGCAACTTCCTCGCCGAGGTCGACAACGCCATCGAGCTGCTCTACCCCCTCTTCACCGCCGTCAGCGAAGACCCTCCCGCCACCCTCCTCTTCCTCCCGCTCTCCCACGTCCTCGGCCGCATGACCGCCATCGGCTGCCTCCGCGCCCGCGTCAAACTCGGCCACGCGCCCAGCATCAAGACCGACGACCTGCTGCGCGACCTCGCCGCCTTCCGCCCGACGTTCTTCGTCGGCATCCCGTACGTCCTCGAAAAGGTCTACAATACCGGCCGCGCCACCGCAGAAGGCATCGGCCGTGCCGCCTCCTTCGACCGCGCCGCGAAGGTCGCCGTCCGCTACGCCGAAGCCCTGGAGGCCGAGTTGCACGGCGAGGGGCCCGGCCCCGGTACGCGCCTCAGGGCGCTGCGCAAGCTGTACGACGCCCTCGTCTACCGCCGCATCAGGGCCGCGCTCGGCGGCCGCGTCAAGTACGCGATCTGCGGCGGCTCCCCGCTCGGCCGCCGCCTCGCCGCCTTCTACGCCGGCGCCGACGTCAAGGTCTTCGAGGGGTACGGGCTCACCGAGACCACCGCCGCCGCCACCGTCACCCCGCCGCTGAAGCCCCGCTTCGGCACCGTCGGCTGGCCGCTGCCGGGCACCGCGATACGGATCGCGCCCGACGGCGAGGTGCTGGTCCGCGGCGGCCACCTGTTCTCCGGCTACTGGGACGCCGAGGCCGGCGTCACCCGGCTCGACACCGACGACGGCTGGTTCGCCACCGGCGACCTCGGCGAGCTGGACGCCGACGGCTATCTGACGATCACCGGCCGCAAGAAGGACCTCATCGTCACCGCCTCCGGCAAGAACCTCGCGCCCGCGCCCCTGGAGGACCGGCTGCGGGCGCACCCGCTGGTCAGCCAGTGCCTCGTCGTCGGCGACGACCGCCCGTACGTCGCGGCGCTCCTCACCCTCGACCCCGAGGGGCTGCAGCACTGGCGGATGATGCGCAAGCGCAGTTACGTCCCGGTCACGGAGCTGATACGCGACCCGCTGCTCCGCGCGGACCTCCAGCGGGCGGTCGACGGAGCGAACGAGCTGGTCTCGCGCGCGGAGTCGATCCGCCGGTTCACGGTGCTGCCCGCGGACTTCACGGAGGAGGCCGGGTACGTGACGCCGTCGATGAAGCTGAAGCGGGCGGCGATCGTACGGGACTTCGGGCACGTCATCGACGAGCTGTACGCGGCCGAAGGCTGA
- a CDS encoding GNAT family N-acetyltransferase: MIVRLAGERDFGGFLRLAAGAEQWFGAMVDEPGFHEAVREHIRGGVALVAVSGGSVVGGLLFGGEASVFRVHWLVVAEDARGQGVGRALMAEAERRFVRGRGAGCVEVVTFGVDHPGAVASGARVFYERLGFSPAEAAPAGPEGGSRQVFRRVVGEPGE, translated from the coding sequence GTGATCGTCAGACTCGCGGGGGAGCGGGACTTCGGCGGGTTTCTGCGGCTTGCCGCCGGGGCTGAGCAGTGGTTCGGGGCCATGGTCGACGAGCCCGGGTTCCACGAGGCCGTGCGGGAGCACATTCGGGGTGGGGTTGCGCTCGTTGCCGTTTCCGGGGGGTCCGTTGTCGGGGGGTTGCTGTTCGGGGGTGAGGCGTCCGTTTTCCGGGTGCACTGGCTGGTGGTGGCCGAGGACGCCCGGGGGCAGGGCGTCGGGCGGGCGCTGATGGCGGAGGCGGAGCGGCGGTTCGTACGGGGGCGGGGGGCCGGGTGCGTCGAGGTGGTGACGTTCGGGGTTGATCATCCCGGGGCCGTTGCCAGCGGGGCGCGGGTCTTCTACGAGCGGCTGGGGTTCAGCCCCGCCGAGGCTGCCCCGGCCGGGCCCGAGGGGGGTTCGCGGCAGGTGTTCCGGCGGGTGGTCGGGGAGCCGGGGGAGTGA
- a CDS encoding menaquinone biosynthetic enzyme MqnA/MqnD family protein, with amino-acid sequence MTAPPPDAGARRRPRVGHIQFLNCVPLYWGLARTGTLLDLELSKDTPERLSEQLVGGELDIAPVTLVEYLRHADELVALSDIAVGCDGPVMSCVIVSQRPLGDLDRERVALGSTSRTSVRLAELLIGEQYGITPDYYSCPPDLSLMMREAQAGVLIGDAALRASLHDAPRLGLHVHDLGQMWKEWTGLPFVFAVWAVRRDFLAREPELVANVHRAFLDSRDLSLAEVDKVAEQAARWESFDPPLLERYFRTLDFRLGAEQLEGIDEFARRAGFPDEARVRLLPAGGAA; translated from the coding sequence GTGACAGCACCGCCACCCGACGCAGGAGCTCGGCGCCGGCCACGAGTCGGCCACATCCAGTTCCTGAACTGCGTCCCCCTCTACTGGGGCCTCGCCCGTACGGGCACCCTGCTCGACCTGGAGCTTTCGAAGGACACCCCGGAACGGCTCAGCGAGCAGCTCGTCGGCGGGGAGCTGGACATCGCCCCCGTCACCCTCGTGGAGTACCTCCGACACGCCGACGAGCTCGTCGCCCTGTCCGACATCGCCGTCGGCTGCGACGGGCCCGTGATGTCCTGCGTGATCGTCTCGCAGCGGCCGCTGGGGGATCTGGACCGGGAGCGCGTGGCGCTCGGTTCCACCTCCCGCACCTCCGTGCGCCTGGCCGAGCTTCTGATCGGCGAGCAGTACGGCATCACGCCGGACTACTACTCCTGCCCCCCCGACCTCTCCCTGATGATGCGCGAGGCCCAGGCCGGCGTGCTCATCGGGGACGCCGCGCTGCGCGCCTCGCTGCACGACGCCCCGCGGCTCGGACTGCACGTGCACGACCTCGGGCAGATGTGGAAGGAGTGGACCGGGCTGCCGTTCGTCTTCGCCGTGTGGGCCGTACGCCGCGACTTCCTGGCCCGCGAGCCCGAGCTGGTGGCGAACGTGCACCGGGCGTTCCTCGACTCCCGCGACCTGTCGCTGGCCGAGGTCGACAAGGTGGCCGAGCAGGCGGCGCGGTGGGAGTCGTTCGACCCGCCGCTGCTCGAACGGTACTTCCGCACCCTGGACTTCAGGCTGGGCGCCGAGCAGTTGGAGGGCATCGACGAGTTCGCCCGCCGCGCGGGCTTCCCGGACGAGGCGCGGGTACGGCTGCTGCCGGCGGGGGGCGCGGCCTAA
- a CDS encoding aminoglycoside phosphotransferase family protein, with product MSDAETGAEPEDETGAAGGTGAGGATGGADVAGAGSETERETEDGAQREAGAGDDTAAGHSSASGADPEITAGLIRELLREQHPDLADRPLTLGARGWDNQLWRLGDDLAVRLPWATESADELLRKEHAWLPELAPHLPLPVPVPQRIGEPSERFPRPWIVTTWVPGTPADRAPVTRGPAAADTLAAFLTALHRPAPGGAPTGRGRGGPLSDAAEWFAQQLAEAAALGLVADADADAVRAVWDDAVAAPAWSGPALWQHGDLHPANVLTAGGTLCGVVDFGDLCAGDPALDLAAAWILLPDDAAAERFHTAYGPAVDAATLRRARGVAVLRALVGLLVGEAGVRGRKGGKETWGPPARASLRRLLADAERR from the coding sequence ATGAGCGACGCGGAGACGGGCGCGGAGCCCGAGGACGAGACAGGCGCGGCAGGCGGTACGGGTGCCGGGGGCGCGACCGGTGGCGCGGACGTGGCCGGGGCCGGGAGCGAGACCGAGCGCGAGACCGAGGACGGGGCTCAGCGCGAAGCCGGAGCCGGGGACGACACTGCGGCCGGGCATTCCTCCGCCTCCGGCGCCGACCCCGAGATCACCGCCGGCCTGATCCGCGAGCTGCTGCGCGAGCAGCACCCCGACCTCGCCGACCGCCCCCTCACCCTCGGCGCCCGCGGCTGGGACAACCAGCTCTGGCGGCTCGGCGACGACCTCGCCGTACGCCTCCCGTGGGCCACCGAGTCCGCCGACGAGCTGCTGCGCAAGGAGCACGCCTGGCTCCCCGAGCTGGCCCCGCACCTGCCGCTCCCCGTGCCCGTGCCGCAGCGCATCGGCGAGCCCTCCGAGCGCTTCCCGCGCCCCTGGATCGTCACCACCTGGGTGCCCGGCACCCCCGCCGACCGCGCCCCGGTCACCCGCGGCCCGGCCGCCGCCGACACCCTCGCCGCGTTCCTGACCGCGCTGCACCGGCCCGCACCCGGCGGCGCCCCCACCGGGCGGGGTCGCGGCGGGCCGCTGTCGGACGCGGCCGAGTGGTTCGCGCAGCAGCTCGCCGAGGCGGCCGCGCTGGGGCTCGTCGCGGACGCGGATGCGGATGCCGTACGGGCGGTATGGGACGACGCCGTCGCCGCGCCCGCGTGGAGCGGCCCGGCGCTGTGGCAGCACGGCGACCTGCACCCCGCGAACGTCCTCACCGCCGGCGGCACTCTGTGCGGCGTCGTCGACTTCGGCGACCTGTGCGCCGGCGACCCCGCCCTCGACCTCGCCGCCGCGTGGATCCTGCTCCCCGACGACGCCGCCGCGGAGCGCTTCCACACCGCGTACGGACCGGCCGTCGACGCGGCGACGCTGCGCCGCGCCCGCGGCGTCGCGGTGCTGCGGGCGCTGGTCGGGCTGCTCGTCGGGGAGGCGGGCGTGCGGGGCCGGAAGGGCGGCAAGGAGACGTGGGGCCCGCCGGCGCGGGCGTCGCTGCGGAGGTTGCTGGCGGACGCGGAACGGCGGTAG
- a CDS encoding cold-shock protein, with translation MATGTVKWFNAEKGFGFIAQDGGGPDVFVHYTAINAQGFRSLEENQQVTFDVQQGPKGPQAANVSPS, from the coding sequence ATGGCTACCGGAACCGTCAAGTGGTTCAACGCTGAAAAGGGCTTCGGCTTCATCGCCCAGGACGGCGGCGGTCCCGATGTCTTCGTCCACTACACCGCTATCAACGCCCAAGGCTTCCGCTCGCTCGAAGAGAACCAGCAGGTGACCTTCGACGTGCAGCAGGGCCCGAAGGGTCCGCAGGCGGCCAACGTCTCCCCGTCGTGA
- a CDS encoding recombinase family protein gives MAKPQRVGIYVRISKDAKGQELGIKRQEKACRELCKQRGWPVLKVYPENDTSASTTSRRKRPEYARMMKDARAGVIDAVVVYSIDRLTRRLSELTAFLDEQKAHRFQFATTEGEDTSTANGRMILSIKGAVAQGETERMAERVNAALRQRREQGKPHAGGPRVFGFEEGSNFQRLVPEEVELIREGYRMLMERKTTGDVARLWNERGARTSGTATAWTIQKVKRVYRSERVGGIVTHQGREVGDSTYPHPLTRREWENVQTVLDERSTPAHRGAGRRKHLYRGFLRCGHCGSLMSVQWMTLNGKRRRRAFCNSSQIVKETGEPGCGKVYRAYDWIEARLDEVVEAALLKRRPKPRPRPVDDDLSSEIERQERRVRDLRQRWKDGQMEDEDYYDSLAHLRETLRQLRAREAAVTIAESREEVDALTVWRDDRPENLERRRVIAASVIERAEVYSVGRGRRKPPELDSIEITPRGAEPKLQA, from the coding sequence ATGGCGAAGCCGCAGCGCGTCGGGATCTACGTACGTATCAGCAAAGACGCCAAGGGGCAGGAACTCGGGATCAAGCGCCAGGAGAAGGCGTGCCGGGAGCTATGCAAGCAGCGGGGATGGCCCGTACTCAAGGTCTACCCCGAGAACGACACGTCAGCGTCGACCACCAGCCGGCGGAAGCGCCCAGAGTACGCACGGATGATGAAGGATGCCCGCGCAGGCGTCATCGACGCCGTGGTCGTCTACTCGATCGACCGGCTGACTCGCCGACTCAGCGAGCTGACCGCCTTCCTGGACGAGCAGAAGGCCCACAGGTTCCAGTTCGCGACGACCGAGGGCGAAGACACCTCCACAGCCAACGGCCGCATGATCCTTTCCATCAAGGGAGCTGTGGCCCAGGGCGAGACCGAGCGCATGGCCGAGCGCGTCAACGCCGCTCTACGCCAGCGCCGGGAGCAGGGAAAGCCGCACGCTGGCGGGCCACGCGTGTTCGGCTTCGAGGAGGGCTCGAACTTCCAGCGACTCGTCCCGGAGGAAGTTGAGTTGATCCGGGAGGGCTACCGCATGCTGATGGAGCGGAAGACGACCGGAGACGTGGCGCGGCTATGGAACGAGCGAGGTGCACGGACGTCGGGTACGGCGACGGCGTGGACGATCCAGAAAGTGAAGCGCGTCTACCGCTCCGAGCGAGTCGGCGGCATCGTGACTCACCAGGGCCGGGAGGTCGGAGACAGCACGTACCCGCACCCCCTCACCCGCCGCGAGTGGGAGAACGTACAGACGGTCTTGGACGAACGCAGCACCCCGGCCCACCGCGGAGCGGGCCGCCGCAAGCACCTCTACCGGGGCTTTCTGCGGTGCGGTCACTGCGGTTCGCTGATGAGCGTCCAGTGGATGACGCTCAACGGGAAGCGACGCCGCCGGGCCTTCTGCAACTCGTCCCAGATCGTGAAGGAGACTGGGGAACCCGGCTGCGGCAAGGTCTACCGCGCGTACGACTGGATCGAGGCCCGCCTTGATGAGGTTGTGGAAGCCGCGCTCCTCAAGCGCCGGCCGAAGCCTCGCCCGCGGCCGGTCGATGACGACCTGAGTAGCGAGATCGAGCGGCAGGAGCGCCGCGTCAGGGATCTCCGGCAGCGCTGGAAAGACGGGCAGATGGAGGACGAGGACTACTACGACTCCCTTGCCCATCTGCGGGAGACTCTGCGCCAGCTACGAGCCCGTGAAGCCGCCGTCACCATCGCCGAGAGCCGGGAAGAGGTCGACGCACTCACCGTTTGGCGGGACGACCGCCCGGAGAACCTTGAACGGCGTCGGGTCATCGCCGCCAGCGTGATCGAGAGGGCCGAGGTCTACAGCGTCGGCAGAGGCCGCCGCAAGCCGCCGGAGCTGGATTCCATCGAGATCACGCCGCGCGGCGCGGAGCCTAAGTTGCAGGCATAG
- the mqnC gene encoding cyclic dehypoxanthinyl futalosine synthase: MTTDLQAVLDRAAAGGRVTPGEALDLYRSAPLHALGAAADAVRRTRYAGTEHIATYIIERNINYTNVCVTACKFCAFYAPPTAKDKGWTRGLDDILRRCEETVQLGGTQIMFQGGHHPDFGVEYYEEHFSAIKKAYPQLVIHSLGASEVEHMARISGTTAEDAIRRIHAAGLDSFAGAGAELLPARPRQAIAPLKESGERWLEIMETAHGLGVESTSTMLMGTGETNAERIEHLRMIRDVQDRTGGFRAFIPYTYQPENNKLKGRTQATTLEYLRMIAIARIFLDNVAHIQGSWLTTGKDVGQLTLHYGADDLGSVMLEENVVSSAGARHRSNLREIIEMIRGADRVPAQRATTYEHLVVHDDPADDPVDDRVVSHLSSTALDGGTAHPELTLVEADR, translated from the coding sequence TTGACCACCGATCTGCAGGCAGTCCTGGACCGCGCCGCCGCGGGCGGCCGCGTCACCCCCGGCGAGGCCCTCGACCTGTACCGCTCCGCCCCGCTGCACGCGCTGGGCGCCGCCGCCGACGCCGTACGCCGTACGCGCTACGCCGGGACCGAGCACATCGCGACGTACATCATCGAGCGGAACATCAACTACACCAACGTCTGCGTGACGGCCTGCAAGTTCTGCGCCTTCTACGCGCCGCCCACCGCCAAGGACAAGGGCTGGACCCGCGGCCTGGACGACATCCTGCGCCGCTGCGAGGAGACCGTGCAGCTCGGCGGCACGCAGATCATGTTCCAGGGAGGCCACCACCCCGACTTCGGCGTGGAGTACTACGAAGAGCACTTCTCCGCGATCAAGAAGGCGTACCCGCAGCTCGTCATCCACTCCCTCGGCGCTTCCGAGGTCGAGCACATGGCGCGCATCTCCGGCACCACCGCCGAGGACGCCATCCGCCGCATCCATGCCGCCGGCCTCGACTCCTTCGCCGGCGCCGGCGCCGAACTGCTGCCGGCCAGGCCGCGGCAGGCCATCGCGCCGCTGAAGGAGAGCGGCGAGCGCTGGCTGGAGATCATGGAGACGGCGCACGGTCTTGGCGTGGAGTCGACGTCCACGATGCTGATGGGCACGGGCGAGACGAACGCGGAGCGGATCGAGCACCTGCGGATGATCCGGGACGTACAGGACCGTACCGGTGGGTTCCGGGCGTTCATCCCGTACACCTACCAGCCGGAGAACAACAAGCTGAAGGGCCGCACCCAGGCGACCACGCTGGAGTACCTGCGGATGATCGCCATCGCGCGGATCTTCCTCGACAACGTGGCGCACATCCAGGGCTCCTGGCTGACCACCGGTAAGGACGTCGGCCAGTTGACGCTGCACTACGGCGCGGACGACCTCGGCTCGGTGATGCTGGAGGAGAACGTGGTGTCCTCCGCCGGGGCGCGGCACCGCTCGAACCTGCGCGAGATCATCGAGATGATCCGCGGCGCCGACCGCGTGCCGGCACAGCGTGCGACGACGTACGAGCATCTCGTCGTGCACGACGACCCGGCGGACGACCCCGTGGACGACCGCGTGGTCTCGCACCTGTCGTCCACCGCCCTCGACGGCGGCACGGCACACCCCGAACTGACGCTGGTGGAGGCCGACCGGTGA